The Methylomarinum vadi genome has a window encoding:
- a CDS encoding DUF6763 family protein, producing MTTIADPVIGRWYKDIENDLTFTVVAIEEDNDFIEVQYLNGDIGEYDNESWYNSTIDYIEAPEDWSAPYDDLEPDDLGYTDPDIHDNPDRDDLDFSDYYD from the coding sequence ATGACTACAATCGCAGACCCAGTCATTGGCCGCTGGTACAAAGACATAGAAAACGACCTGACCTTCACCGTGGTGGCCATCGAGGAAGACAACGACTTCATCGAAGTGCAATACCTTAATGGCGACATCGGCGAATACGACAATGAGTCATGGTACAATTCCACCATCGATTATATCGAGGCACCGGAGGACTGGAGCGCCCCCTATGACGATCTGGAACCCGACGATCTAGGCTATACCGACCCGGATATACATGACAATCCGGACCGTGACGACCTCGACTTTTCCGACTATTACGATTAG